The Phaenicophaeus curvirostris isolate KB17595 chromosome 14, BPBGC_Pcur_1.0, whole genome shotgun sequence nucleotide sequence TGAAATATGTTCATGAAGTAGAGGATTAAGTAGTAACTCAAGGGTGATGGCCAGCAGGGAATCTTAACTGAAAAATGCAGGGCTCAGAGTACATGGTAGGTCAGTTGTCTCAGCCACACTGAGAGTTGTCACAGGCGCTGTTGAAGCCAGTAAGGCAACATTAGTCTGACCACAGGACAAATAACAGTGCTCAGCTCTGGCTGCTGTGTTTGCAGCAGATCATTTCTAGGCTCCTAGGAGAAAGCCTGGCTCCTGGAGGAAATCCAGATTTGCAGCTGTACAAGTCCAAGACAAAAAGTATTGATGCTTTTGATGTTGATTGGTACAAAGCAGGAATAACTTGTCTTGGGAATGCAAGTGTGTCCCCCAGGGCATCCACTATGGTTGTTTGCCTTCAGAGCTTAATTGTAACCTGAATTTCACTAGCCATGTATGGGGCGTGTGGGTTGTTTGAGCTACACTCCCAtgagctctgctgcctgtttGGGTAGATTCTTGGGGCCACAGCTAGCTGGCAGATTACAGAGCTGCTGCTACTTACAGGGAAAATGGGGTCTGGCCTTGTTTTGCGGTTGCCTCTCCTGCCCCCCTTCTTCCCCAGGAGCATTGATGTTGCCAGGTGAAGTTGAACAGGATGGCAATTCCCAGAAAGACAAGTTTTAAGCACCTCTTTCCCCCCCATAGTGTTTGTTACCGAAGCAGGCCATTTAAACAAACTCGTGGAAGGGTTCAGCTGTCCTCTGCTGGCCCTGGGTTGCGTATCAGAGCCATGTGCAACTGAGTTAGGAAATCTATCCCTGCTATAGCTTGTGGCTATGGCTTTTTTGCTCCCTGCTCACTTGTCTGCTTCAGTGGGTTGCTCCAAAGCATTAGGATCATCCCAGCTCATGAGAATACAATGCAGCTTGTGTCCTGGAGGCTGTTAAAGCTCTGCGTGTGTAAGTAACACTTGTATGTTCTCAAATAATTTCCCGGAGTAGTACTGGGGGTGGCAGGACTGTTTTGAGCTGGATCCTGAGGATCTCAGCATGGGCCTAGAGGGGATCCAGGGCCAGAGCTGCTTTCTTGGAATGTGAATTTCAATTCCTTGCTGTGGGACTTTTCCAGAAGCTGCCAAGTAGTGTCTGTGATGGGGAGCTGGTTCCAGTGCTGATGCAATCAGTGATTTGGCTGAGCTGTGATATGATCCTTGTTTGTTGGAAAGGGCAGAGAGGTCTGGTCCTACTGTTGCCCTGTGAATGTCCTTCCTTGCCCTACCCTGGCATCTCGCTTTGCTTTCCTTGGATGAGAACACAGCCCAAATGGGTCAGGCTGGCACTGCTGCCGATGACAGATATAGAGCAGAAGGCAAATCTGGGGCCAGTTGTGACCTGGCATGGGAGAGCAGCAGGATGACAAGTTCTCCAGTGATCATGCTGGTGGCATTGTGCAGGTTAAAGTGCACCCTAGATCTTTATCATTTCCACGTGAGTAGCTGCAGAAGGACACAGAGGAGGGGAGGGTGGCGAACGTGTGCTGGCAACAAGCGCTCCGCTGAGACTCCAAGCTTGTGCTCTCCTTGGCCCCACAAACATATCTGTGCTGTTGGTTTGCATTAACCTTTATCCTGGGATAGAGGGAAGCCTCCACAGCTCTAAGGTTGTCTCTACCCTTTGTGCTTCCCCACTCCATGCTCCTTTAGGTTGAtgttttcctctccctgctccaaCTTGCGCTCTTGGAAGCCTTGCCCTTGTGTTTCCCAACCTGCCTGCTCTGAATGCTGTTGTCAGTGTTGTCTTTGATGACTTTGCATGTGAACAGAGTAAAGATCATCTGTGCCAACTCCAGTGTGCTCTGATGGGCTTGCTGTCTTTGCCTTGGACAGGCAGCCTGCCTGTCTCCTGATGGACACAAATGGCAGGTCTGAATGACCTCAGTAGCATTTCATGGGAGCTCTTGCATCCTTTCTGCGTTTCCTAGCATGTAGCCCTGGCAGGTGTGAGACCAGGATAGCCCTTGGGAGTGGCAGTATCCATGAGGATCTGGAATGAGGTCACTGATTAGGGGCAGGTGGGGTGCGAGAAACAAGACTAATCCAAATCCtgagtatttatttttgtttctgctttttttccctccctccccaattCTGTTTCAGCAACTGTACCAGATCCTGACAGACTTTGATATTCGGTTTTATATGTATGAGCTGCTGAAGGTGAGTGGCATTGCATATGGCAGTCTGGATGGGGAGACCAGGAATGAGAGAGGCAGTAGCGGGGCTCATGGGGCAGTGCTACTAAGTGGTTACTTCTCTTGTGTTCAATGGAAAATCCGTGTCTTACAGCCCAGGAAGGTTTAGGTTTTGGCTTGTTGCTGTGAGGTATTATAGCCAAACTGGAGACATCTGGTCACCTCCAAAGAGTCTCTCATTCTCTGGGCTCTGTtcctccgccagggaaggttcaggctgaacattagggaaaaatttttcacagaaagggtcattgggcactggaacaggctgcccagagaggtggtcgagtgaccttccctggaggtgttcaaggcacgggtgaatgaggtgctgagggacatggtttagtgattgataggaatggttggactcgatgatccagtgggtctcttccaacctggtgattctatgattcctactGAAGGCTAGAGGGAGCTTGAGGTAGCTTGGGATTACAGTGGGAGGGCTGATGAGGTTTAGGTTATCCAGCCTTGGGACAAGcgagacactggaacagcttcaTCCCTGGAAGCAGTTTGTCCAACTTGTTACATGTCTCCTGTACTGGAGATCCCAGGACCACTGTTTTCTGTGACTCCTGTTGGTTGCAAGGCCACGTGTCACTGCAAAGATATTCCCTGAGGCCTTGCTATGAGGCCTTGCATTCCCTGTTGCCTCCTGTGCAGCAGGGGCCCAAGGGCAGTGTTACTTCCCTGGCACTGATGTTTTGGATATTGAATGACTGCAGGCTGTACCCTCTTCCTGCACTACTGGAGATCTCAGAACATCTCATAGATGTTGATGGATCTCCCTTCCCCTTGGAGATGAGAAAACAACATTCTCACTGCCTTGCTCAAGGGAGCAGCTGCCGGGGGGTGAATGGTACAAGGTCACAGAGCTGGGGAGCTTATGTGTGCTCCTGCCTTCAAGCTTGAGGCAACTTCACTCTCACTCATGTGCCATCACTTGCCTTTTGTAAGTGCAAGTTTGCCTCTAAATAAGCAGTACAAAGTTGGCCTTTTGGCTTAAGTGTGTTTTGGGACACAGGTGGAAAGCTGTGCTGGAAGGCCATAGAACTGTATGTGTATCAGAATCATCCCCATGGAGCATTGGGCTTGTCAGCAGGTGGGATGCCCCTCTGCATTGAGTTCTTCAAAGTCTCTGCAGGGAACATGGTTTCAGGACCTGTGACTGCAGTAGGACAGGAGATCAATACAGCCTCGTTGCCAGCTTGTTACTTCATCATGTGCAGCGTAAGAGCTGCAAATGCCAGTTTGTTGTGCTTGGGTTGCAGCACTTCCTTGTGAACAGGGGACTCTTGTTCATGGTTGCGAACTGTCTGTTGTATTGCTAGTGCTGTGCCTGTAGTTACAGACGTGTCTAATGTATGTACGTGTGTCTGCCAGGCCCTGGATTACTGTCATAGCATGGGGATCATGCACAGAGATGTCAAACCCCACAACGTCATGATAGACCACCAACAGAAAAAGGTACTGTGGCTCCAGGACTTACAAGCAGGGTTTTTCCAGGGAAATTTCAAACTGCTGCCTCTGTACCCAGAGCCTGGGCAGCTGTATTTACCCCTTTAAACTGTCTTTAGCAGCTCCCCTCCACCTGTGCCAGTGTCAGGGGATGGCCGAAGTCCCACTGGGAAGCACTGCAGTGGGAGTCTGTGGCTTGGGGGTTGCTCTTCACCCCAGCCAACTGGGTTTCTTTGCCGAGAGGAGCAGGTCTGGGCTGCTAATATCCACCTGGAAGGTGTGGCAGTAGGATTGCTGAAGCCCTGGACAGAAGAAGGGTGGCCTTGACTGAAATACACATGGATATTTTTACCTAGGAAACATAAGCTCCACCTGTAGTACAGCCTACTTGTCCCACAGTGGCTCCCTCACTTCTGGGGCATGCTAGTTAGATCACAGGAAGTGTTTGTACCCAGCTCGTGACCATGGAAatgagcagcacagggagcttCTGACTCTGTCGTGGTACTTGTACCTCAGCAGGTGCTGTGAGTACCTGTCTACCCCAGGACCTGGAATTTACAACAGTGAATTACATGCTGGTCCACAAGTCCCTCCCTGTCAGTGGTGGCTGTACAGACAAGGCAAGATTTAGAAGGAGAGGGAAATCTCTTACTAGACCCACTGTCTTTCTTTAACGCAGTAGGTCATCCATCCCTGCAGCTATGGAGGAGATCGTCTGCCTCACAGGATGTGGTGGGCCCTGCTCCTACCTCATTTCCTGCTCTCAGCTTCCAGTTAAAATCAACATTGCTTTCGGCCCAGCCTGTCTAAACAATGTGATAAGGCAGCTGAGTTTTGCCTGTTCCCTAGCGTGCAACAGCTTTTCCACCGCGGCTGGTGGTGCTAGGAGCCAGTTGCCCAGCAGTAACAGTGTGCTTGGACTCAGGAGGCAGAGGACCTCTCTAAGCTGGGCCTTGTCTGACCAGAGCACAGCTGAGAACATCTCCTGTCCTTAGGGTGACTCCCAGCATCCCAGGCTCTATGCTTGCATCACAGAATTGAGAGGTTTGGCCACTGCGGCTTCATCTAACAGGCTCATAATGAGGTTCCTGACTCTTTATTTTTATCGCATGTTCAGCTGCGGCTCATAGACTGGGGTCTGGCCGAATTCTACCATCCAGCTCAGGAATACAATGTACGTGTGGCCTCTAGGTACTTCAAAGGACCGGAGCTTCTTGTGGACTACCAAGTAAGAGTCTGCCTCCTCCTTTCTAACCAGTGATACCACTTGTACTTTGGCCACCTTTGGGTTGTCTGGTTTTGCCTGCCAGGGCATTGCCTGGGTTGGAAAGAGTCTGGCCACGATGTGAAAAGGCTGAGGttgcctgtgctgctggggagcCAGGCCATGGTGAGCATGCCTTTTCTGATagcttctcctttttcccctcagatgTATGACTACAGCTTAGACATGTGGAGTTTAGGCTGTATGCTGGCAAGCATGATCTTCCGAAAGGAGCCCTTCTTCCACGGCCAGGACAATTATGACCAAGTAAAGACTTTGCTACCTGGCTTATTTCATGAGATGTTTGTCACTGCCTCATCTCAGTGTGTATACTGGGAAGGTTCTGGGGATTGGACCACTAGGCTGGGAGGATGTTACTGTGTGCTTCGTTAAGCCATCTGGGATTATGCTTTGCTGCCTTGTGTAAGAGACTTGTTTTCTGCACATGTTGCAAAAACAAGTTTCAGGGGAGATATTCCTTCCATTTGGGATGTTTTCAGAAGGATAGCTCTTAGATTTGGGCAGCTTTGCCTCTGTGAAAGAGTGGTGATCTACTCTTCTGCTGTGTCTCAACATGCCTTTTGTTTCAGCTGGTTCGCATCGCAAAGGTCCTGGGCACAGATGAGCTGTATGGGTATCTCAAGAAGTACCACATAGAACTGGACCCGCACTTCAATGATATCCTGGGCCAGTAAGTGGAAAAGTGAAATGCAGCCTTTTTACCTTGTAACATAGAGAAGGAGATAAGCTGATGTCCATCACCTTGAAGGACTCTCAGCAAAGGCCTGCTTTGATCTTCTGGGTCACAATGCTGTTTTGCAGGCCTCCCGCCTGGCTGCTCATGTCATCTCAGGAGGTCACTGAAACACAGGCTCTTTGGTTTTGCCCTTCCCATGATCCATCCcctgtttcttcctcctcctgctggttGACGTCCTAGAAGTGGAGATACAGACATTGGAGTTGAGAGTGTGGGCTGAGGGGCTCAAAATCTCCCAGTTGAGATTTCTGAAAAGTACAAGAGGTGGATTGCATAGCGAGGACAGCTTCTGTGAAGCTGGTGGGCAAGCCAGAGAACTTCTGGTTTCAGGAGTGTCAACCTGCCTGCTGCATACTGCTGCCTAGTCCCTGTAgacaggagggaatgtgcaCTATTGTGCCTTTCCCAGGTGTAGGACATCCATAATTGTGTACTTGAGGAGGAATGTTTTCTCCTTTGGCCAGTGCTTGCTGAGCAGTAGCTTGAGCGAGGAGAAGCTGTAGGCAGTGTGTGTTGTAGCCATCTCTTCTCAGAAGCAGATAGTGGCAGGTGATTCCCCCAGGACCTCTAGGTACTGCTCTGTTGGTCAGAGCTGCATGGTGACAGCTCATCCCTTTGCAGGCATTCACGGAAGCGCTGGGAGAACTTCATCCACAGTGAGAACAGACACCTGGTCAGTCCTGAAGTCCTAGACCTCCTGGACAAGCTCCTGCGATATGACCATCAACAGAGGCTGACTGCCAAGGAGGCAATGGAGCACCCCTATTTCTGTGAGTctgtggaggagctggagccagctggGGTGGAGAGGGGGCTTGGGTTGTGGGGGCAAATTTTGGCTCCCTGCTCTGCGAAAGCCTTAGCAGCTCTGTGGGCTTTGAGGGCAGTTGCTCTGAAAGGGTTTGCCAGGGTGGAGCTTCCGCTTTATTAAATGCTGTTTCCCCTTCCTGCCTGGTCTGTGTCCCCTGCAGATCCAGTGGTGAAGGAGCagtcccagcccagctcagaaAATGCTGTGCTCTCCAGTGGCCTGACAACAGCGCGATGAAGACTGGAAAACAACGGGTAATTCAAGATgtttacaaataaaagcaaaaccttCGGTCACACAGTGAAGGGAAAAGAACCAAGGACCcgccccccctcctccccctcccctttatACTCAGCAGAAATCTAACCCTGGGGGGGGTCGTAAACCTCAGTTCCTCTCTGGTGGTTGTGGTTAATGTAACTCTAACCCTGTGGTACCAAAGCCCTGGGCAAATGGTCTTGCAAGAGCTAAACGTGTAGTGATATCCCCAGGGCTCAACACAACTGATTCTGGTTTGCATTGTTACggatccttctcttccttctcagtCCAGCCTTCCCCACCACACTGGTGGGGACAAATTGGTCGTTCCACCGTCAGCCCTTAGCATGCCTCTTTCTAAACATGCCTTTCTGACTTGTAGACTCTGGATGAACCAAATTCAGGCTGGGGGTCAGCAGGTGcaactctgttttgaggtccaAGTCCTGCTGCTCACTCTGGGCTTGAATTTGGCCTTTGAGTTCCAGTTTCAATTACAGATGCTGGGAGCGGttatggggagggggggaggttCAACAAAAAACAGCCCACAAACCCAGCAGTATCTCGGGATTGGTTTGGAGCATTAAAATGAAGGCACTGATCCGAGTTGCTGGGGAGAGGTGAGATTCCACCCTCCAGGTGTGTTTGACAAAGGCTCACTCTGAGAAGAAACTCAATAGACCTGCTTTGGAAACCTGTGAATACGAGGGCTGCTCTTGTggcaggagaggggagggacTATCCAGACTTTCCCACCGAGCTCAGGAAAGTCAGTGTTGCAAGACTTCTTGTGATAGGTGTGCAACCACGTACCTCATGACGTGGCTCCCATGAGAATTTGTGCCAGACGCAGACTTGTGCCAGAGCACAGCTCTGGAGCGGTTCAGTCCAGCACCGCAGGATGGAGGagtggagaagaggccagggaGGAGAGTGCGGGGAGGGAGAAGGATCAGCAAACAGCAGCATTGTCTgttggggagggggctgtgcAGCTACTGATCCAGGACTTGGGATCCCACGTAGTGTTTTAACAAAGTCAGCCGTTTGTTGAATTCTGGGGTGCTGATCCTGTTGCGGGGGGTGGGAGGGTTCGTCTTGCGGGTTCTTTCATCAGATCCCTCGATGGCTTTATAGCCCCACAGTTCACAGTTGCCTCCTCTACTTGTTCGGTGTGTATCTTCATCAAGTGGTTCTGCTGACACTCAAACTTAGAAGCTGGAGATAGTGTTTTCCCACCAGCACCTGAACACAGAATTTCCTTCTGCGGCATTGTTGAAATAGTTAATTTTTTATAAGGTTGCAATGTTTCTATTTGAAACATCTGTTTACATTCCATATTCCAATAAAGTTCTATTGGCATCGATAGCAGGTCAATCCATTTGTATAATTCACTGAAACCAATAAATATCTATACGTCTGAACGTCTGCCGTCTCAAATCTATGGGATAGCCAGAAAGAGTCAAGAGCGGAAGGCATTGTCTGCTCGAGGAGGTCAGGCTGGATCTTCCAGCCCCTCTTGTCTTTGTATTTTGGGATCTTAGACTTTGGTTGCAGTTCTTCTTGCTGTCAGGTCTGAGGATTTCACTGTGGCAGATTGTCTCCGCTTCCACGGGGCCGCAGAGGAGGTGCAAGGGTTTGGGTGCACAGCGTGGGAGTCAGCTGTTGCACATCATGGGACTCGCACAGCCGGTGCCGAGGTAGAGGTCTtggtctgtctgtctatcttaCATGGCTAATCAGAGAAGTCACTGATGCATGGCTAGAAGTTGGGGGTTCTGTGTGTGCATGCCCCCACGCGTGTCTCCTCGCAGCCTGGGTGGCTGGCTTTTTCTAAAGATTTGCTGAGCTGGGAGTGGctcttctttcctcccaccTAAGGATGTGACCGGTGCGTGAGCTCAGTTATCCGTGTCTGAACTGAGCAGCCGTCTGTGGTGTGGCTGCTGTGCTACAGGGTCCTCACTAACGTTAACTCTCCTGCAGATGCTGAGAAGGTTTTGGTGAGTGTTTCCAGCCCTTTGTTGTTCCATCTTCCTGACCTACAGCCTGCCTGGTCCGAGAGGCTGTGCTAATACCAGcagggttggtttggggttttggtatCAATTTCTGAACTGATTTGAAACATAACTGCTCCATTGAGAAGAGGCAAGAGTGGATGTTTCTCATGGCCTGTCCAAGTTACTATAGGGAAAACCTGCCTGTTTTCTAGCTCTCGTGTATTGGCATTCCCAGCTTCTGGAGAGCCAAGGCAGAAGTGTGGAGGGGAAGACCAGTTCAGTGGGGGAATTCGGCTAAGTGAAAAATGTTGATTGTTGTATTTGAGTGCTTGACAGTGTCCAAACCTGTTGGTGGAGTTTGAAGGTGGTGCTTCAGGAAGTATCGGGTCTGTAAACCTGAGTCAGAATCCTTTCCTGGTACCCTCAAGCAGAGGAACAGAGAtgctttctcttcccagcaAGTGAAGTGGGTAAACAGCTTTCCCTGGTTGCTGTAACCAGAGAGGCTGGAACAACCTGCCCTGTATTTCCCCACGTTCCTCCAGCTCTAGGGTAGGATGAGCTGTGACAGTGATCCCAGAGGGGAAACACAGCAGCCTGGCAGTGAGGAGATTGTGGAGTCTCCTGATCTCAGGGCAGTGAGAGTGCTTGGCTGCAGCTTGGGCCAGCTCCTTGCTGCACCCATTGGCCCTTCCAGCACCCAGAGAAactctgctctcctctggaccttaGCACGGTGCCATCCTGCTGAAAGGGACAGCCAGAACCTGGAGAAGACAATGTCTTGTCCTTaggaaggaaggaggatggGGAACGTTAATCTTCATATGCTTTCTCCTAAAGAAAGTAGTGAGAGCCCTGGTGCACATCCTGGCCTTTCAGCTGGCCCCGGTTTTCTAAGAGAGGAGCACAGGTTTGCTTGAGTGCCTTGTAAGAGGACAGGCCCAAATCCAGAACCACAGCAGCCGTTGCGGTAGGAGAGGGATGTGGTAAgcaacttctccagcttgtccgtGCCTGTTGCAGGTGTGCTTAGGCATGACTGGAGCCTTTAGCAGGACTAGAGGAGATGTTTGCAGCAGTGTAGGGAGACTTAACACAGGAGGCtggggcagaaaaaaaccaaactcgtGTTTGGCtgccagtgaaagcgctgcttTGCTGGACTGCATCTCTTCCTTGCCTTACTCGTCCCTGCCTTTCCCTCTCACCCTGCCACTCTTCCTAAAGCAGGGTGAGGAtctcctgctgtccccacaTCCAGCAGGATATGAGGCAGCATGCCCAGCCGTCTCCTCGTCACCTAGggccagagcagctctgtgtcAAGCTGGCAGTGCCCCATGACGCTCACTTCCCTCCTCCCATCTCTCCTCAGGTCCGATGCTGTTGCTCCCAATTTTCCATAAGCAGAATGAGAACCAAATCAAACATCCTATCGGCGCATGTAGAGTGACGGCGGGCAGACTGCGCGGCACGGGCAGGGCTGAGAGTGGGGCAGCACGCCTGGCTGGACGGCACTCGCCTCTTTATgaccacagcccttccctccaAGTGTTAAAGGTTCTTCTGCCTTTGGTTCCTTGTTGAGCTCTTCCTGACCCAGAAAGTGTGGAAATGTGAAGGGTGTGCTAAACAGTTGTTGGTTAGTTGTTCCTTCCTCCGTTCTGGCTGTTCCCCAGGGCACGGGGGTGGCAGGGGATGTAGTATCATGATGGACAGTTCTATATTATAATGAAAAGAATTCTATATTGTTGAATAAAAGTTTTAAACAGAAGCATATGAGGAGGAGTATTCAGTTgggagggagctgtggggcaggactGGCCGCACTGGAGGATGCTGGCACTGTGAGCCATTCTCTGTACCCTGCTAGGACAGGCTGGGTGAGGAGAGCAAGAGTGTGTTTTACAAAATCACCACAGGTAGAGGCAAAGGAGCCACTTGCCAATTGTAGGGTTGTCCCTTCCTTAAGCCCCAACACTCATCTGGAGGTGCCTGCCTGTGTGCTAGTGCTGGTACCTGCTTTTCCTAGCCTTGCATTTGCACCCCAGGGGCTctcatctcttcctttttcttgggCTGAgattctcctcctccccagcaccaTCACTGCAAAGCCTTGGGTCTGTATCTCCTGCCCGTGGGGCTCTGCATCGCAGTAGTTGCCCTACAGATGTGGTGTTTTAGTGTCAGCTCTTGGGAGAGCCTGGCTACAAAGCTGGTGCTTGTCCAAGCTGTGCTCTGGTTTAGGTGTTAACAGACCTCTTGAATCTCTAGTCTAAAACCCTCCAGCTGGACTCTAGATGACTGAGCACggtcatttttcttccattgcCCCATTCCTTCACTGCCATGTGTTTTTCCACACACAGTTTTCCCCTGTATTGATGTTGCCCAGGCTAAGGGGACGTCTTGGACAAGGCTTTTGACTGGGAAAGATAGATTTGTTGCTGGTTTGCAGGGAGGGGAGCTTGGGTAAGGTGAGCCGTGGGCTCCTGCTGGCACAGAACCAGACAGTGCTGTTCTCAGCCGGCTCTGGGCAGCGGCCAAAGTGGAAATGCAGCAGTGAGTCCTCACACGAAGCCTGTGAGTGGTACAGGTGCGAGTTGTACAGCTGGAGATGTACCAACGTGGGGCTAGATTTGGACTTGTACATGAGGTAAGTTCAAGCTGCTTGTGCTGTAAGGCTGGGCTTTGCCCATTGCCAAGGCACGCCGTAATCATAGCCCTGTTCCTGTAGCCAGGACTCTGCTGGTCTCTGGAGCCTAAATTCAATAAGactatttgttttttattttttggctgGTGTTGATCTGGCCAGTGGTGAGAGGCTGTCCCTGCAGGGAAGAGCCCATGGTGGTGTCTCCCTGAGGTCCACGTGTGCTGGACAGGAGCAGCCCTGCGGGCATACTCCGAGCTGAGGTCCCTGCAGCGTGGTGGCACATCCAAGTGCTGTTGCTACCTCATCCATCCCTCTCCTGACACTGTTGGGTCGTGCCCCCCATTCCcacctgctgcagcccaggtcCTCTCCAGGTCAACAGCTTGTCTGTAAAGGATGCCCTCAATTAATCTTGTTAACTATTGCTTGTCAGAAATAAACTCTTCTTTGCCTGCCTGGTTTTTGTCTCCAGTTTGTCCAGAGTCAGAAGGGTTTTGTTCATTCTCGTGTCTTGTTCCACCAATGCATGGTGGTCCCTGCTCCCTTGACTTTCTCTGCCAAAGATCTCCTGTACGCCCTGGCACCATCTCCTTCTGCACCCACTGGTGTTTACTCTCCCCTCTTCTCTTCTGATCCTTtgctcagcagcagcccagcttcctcttcctcctcctcctgcactgCTTGGAATTCAGTCAGCATGATGTCCAAAGCCTTCATCCAGGATTCTTCAGCACCCAAAGCTACTTTTGCACCTTTACTGTAGTAGCTATGAATCTCCTGCCCAAACCTAAAAGGAAACCCTTCTAGGTCTCCTGATTACAGCTGCCCTTTATCCAGTCCTGCTCCTGTAGGAAAATTCAGGCTGGGAGAGATGACTGGAGTCACCTGGACAAATCCTAGGATCTAACACTCCTTGCAGAAGTCATTGCTTTGTCTCGATTCTGCCATGCAGTGAAGTCTTTTGGCTCGCAAAGATATTGACTGGATTAGATTGTCTGGTTTTACTGGTCCAAgcactatcatagaatcatagaatcaccaggttggaaaagacccaccggatcatcgagtcctgGGCGGTGCAGCTGCCCCCAGGCACCTTCTTTCCAGCTGTTGTTTAAGCCAAGAGGGCGATTGTCCAGGTTAGAATTTCCCAGGCCACGAGCCTGGACTGTGTGCTCTAAGGCAACCACAGACTTGCTGTTACTGGAACGAGCTGCTACATTTTGCCCTCGTAACTGCACCAAGAAGTGTGCAGCTTCAGAGGAGCAATGTTTTGGGAGCTTCTTGAAGATCTCATTCCTCTTAAGGCATCAGATCGCTGGGAACTCTGAAGGGCAGGAAATGCTTTAGTGGAAAGTTATTTCTGGAGCAGGCAACGTCTGCTCGCTTCTTGGACCAGATTATTCTCTTAAGATGGGTCTTTTCCTCCACCTGCTCCCCAAAATCCAGTCCCCCTACACCCTGAGAATTGGGGTGATGTAACATGCTGACATCTTCCAGGTGGATATGACATGTGTGTGATGAAATACAGCTCCCAGAGGCCTCTTTCCAAATGCCAGCCTCAACTATTTGTATGTGTTAACATCTCACTaggcttctctgtttctgcCCTCTTGTTTGGCCCGGAAACacctggggaaggagagacaatgggtattatttttcattgcaaTTCATTGAAAAATAGGGACAATTTGAAATCACAACATATTT carries:
- the CSNK2A2 gene encoding casein kinase II subunit alpha', which encodes MPGPAAGSRARVYAEVNSLRSREYWDYEAHVPSWGNQDDYQLVRKLGRGKYSEVFEAINITNNERVVVKILKPVKKKKIKREVKILENLRGGTNIINLIDTVKDPVSKTPALVFEYINNTDFKQLYQILTDFDIRFYMYELLKALDYCHSMGIMHRDVKPHNVMIDHQQKKLRLIDWGLAEFYHPAQEYNVRVASRYFKGPELLVDYQMYDYSLDMWSLGCMLASMIFRKEPFFHGQDNYDQLVRIAKVLGTDELYGYLKKYHIELDPHFNDILGQHSRKRWENFIHSENRHLVSPEVLDLLDKLLRYDHQQRLTAKEAMEHPYFYPVVKEQSQPSSENAVLSSGLTTAR